The nucleotide sequence GATTACATAGAAGTATTAGACGATACCATAAAAGGACACATCGTGCGCCTTACGCCTCAGCAGGTAACAGTAATTACTACTGAGGGGTTTGAATTAACTTACCGCCCTGAGGAAATAATAGTTATTGAAGAGGAAGCGCCTTTAAAAGGTGCTTTTACGAATATAGATGAAGAGAGTTTGCGCAAAGATGTGGTGAGCAAGCGCAAGAACAAATCGCCACTCACTAAAAAAGAGCGTAATATCCCTCCAATGGAAGTAGATTTGCACATTGAGCAACTGGTCAATTCTACTAGGAATATGACCAACTACGATATGCTTACTCTACAACTCGAAACCGCTCGCCGGCAGTTAGAGTTTGCCATTGCACAGCGTATCCAGCGGGTAGTGTTTATTCACGGAGTAGGCGAAGGCGTGTTGCGCACCGAATTAGAATTCCTGTTGGGGCGTTATTCTAACGTTACTTTCTACGATGCCGAATATGCCAAATACGGCATAGGTGCTACCGAAGTATATATCTATCAAAATGCCAAATAAATGATTCAAGCTACCAATATTCATAAAACTTATAAAGATTTAGAAGTGCTCAAAGGCGTATCGGTGAACGTTTCCAAAGGCGAAATTGTATCGATAGTAGGAGCTTCAGGAGCAGGAAAAACTACCCTGTTACACATCTTAGGTACTTTGGACAGTCCAGATGCCAATAAACCATCGTCGTTGGTGATTAATGGTACGGATATATTGTCGTTATCCTCCAAAGCCTTAGCAAAATTCCGCAATGAACACATAGGCTTTATCTTTCAATTTCACCAGTTGTTGCCCGAGTTCACTGCTTTGGAGAATATCTGTATTCCTGCACTCATCAAAGGGGTAGGCAGGAAGGAAGCCGAAAAACGTGCAATGGAGCTCTTAGACTTTTTGCACCTCACCTCGCGTGCTGACCATAAGCCCAATGCCCTTTCAGGAGGCGAACAACAACGAGTATCAGTAGCACGCGCCTTGATGAACCACCCTTCGGTAGTATTCGCTGATGAACCCAGTGGCAACCTCGATTCCGAAAGTGCTGAAAAACTACACCAACTCTTTTTCCAACTGCGCAATGAGTTCCAGCAGACATTTGTAATCGTTACCCATAATGAAGAATTGGCTACTATGGCAGATAGAAAGCTGGTGATGGTAGACGGAAGGATAATTATTCCCAATTCTTTCCAAAATTAGGTAGTATCTTTGCCCCGTTAAACTTAAAAACAGATTAAACGATGAAAAAATTAGTATCAATTATCACCACTTTTTTATTGACTGTAATAGCAGTACAAGATTTGTCAGCTAAAGACACTCCTATTACTTTTGAACAATTACCAGCTAAGGCGCAAGCTTTCGTGAAACAACACTTTAAACTAAATGATATCGCATCGGTATGGAAAGACGACGATTTCCACGACCAAGATTACAAAGTGTATTTTAACGATGGCACTCAAATTGAATTCTATAGCAATGGAGACTGGGAAGAAGTGAAAACTCGCACTCAAGCTGTACCTGCAAAACTTATTCCTAATGGTATCGCTCAGTACGTAAAGAAAACCTACCCTCAAACGGATATCTACAAAATCCAAAAGAAACGCTATGGCTATGAGGTAGAACTCGCTAACGGACTCGATTTGGAATTCAATGCTAAAGGACAATTTTTAAGAATAGACGACTAATAAAAAGTACCATTCATTTGGTACTTTTTTTATTTTTAGCTACCTTTGTCGCCTTAAACATATCAATTATAAAAAGATGAATACACTCAAAACATTATCAACAGTAGTCTTCTCTTTACTTGCTTTTGGAGTGACTACCGCTCAAGACGAAGGTCTTGTACCTATAAGTACTTTGCCTGCTAGTGCACAAAGTTTTATTAAGCAACATTTTTCTGCTAATAGCATCGTTTCGGTATGGCAAGATACCGAGAAAGGCAAAGTAGAGGACTACACCGTGCTCTTTGCTGATGGCACAGAAATAGAGTTTCGTGCTGATGGCAATTGGAAAGAAGTGAAATCACGCAACGGACAAGTTTCGCCCAAGATTGTTCCTACAAAAATTACTAAGTATGTGCACAAAAACTACCCTAATGTAATCGTTAAAGAAATTAAAAAAGAACGTACTAAATACGAAGTAGACCTTTCTAACGGGGTAGAACTCATTTTTAACTTAAATGGTAAATTCTTAAAAATAGACGACTAAAATGAAACATTTTTTATTACTCATTGCTGCTACACTTACCTTCAGCGCAGCCTCAGCACAAGACAAAAAAGTAACTTTTAACGACCTCCCTGCTGATGCTATCAACTTTGTACGCGAGCATTTCTTAGTAGACCACATCGCTTCGGTATGGAAAGACACCGATTACAAGGACGAAGAGTATACCGTCATCTTTCGCGATGGACTTGAAATAGAGTTTAACGGCGATGGCGATTGGAAAGAGCTTAAAGCTCGTCACGGCAAAGTGCCCGATCACGTAGTACCCGAAAAAATATTAGCACACGTACGTGCCACTTTCCCTTTTGAATCTATCAAAGAAGTATCGCGCAACCTTAGTAAAAAGAAATATGAAGCAGAACTTACCGACGATCAAGAACTTAAATTTGACGATAAGTTCAACTTTATTGGGGTAAAATAACTATGTACGACCTTCTTATTATCGGTGGAGGAGCTGCTGGCTTCTTCACCGCTATTAATACTGCTGAAAAACACCCTAACTTTAAGATTGCTATCCTCGAAAAAAGCAAAGAAGTACTCCATAAAGTGCGCATTTCAGGCGGAGGGCGTTGTAACCTCACCAACGCTACTTTTACTCCCCAAGAACTCGTAAAGAACTATCCTCGTGGCAGTAAGGAACTCCTCAGTCCCTTCCTCCGTTTTATGTGTGGTGATACAATGGACTGGTTTGAAGCTCACGGTGTCCCTCTCAAAACTGAAGCTGATGGTCGTGTATTTCCTATTTCTAATACTTCGGAGAGCATTGTAAATTGCTTCCTCAACGAAATAAAAAAACACCATATAGAGCTCTTCGCTGAGCAAAATGTACAAGCCTTCTCTCCTACTCCCGAAGGTTGGCAAGTAGGTACGCCCAAACAGACCTACATTACTCGAAATGTAGTCATTACCACCGGCAGTAATCCTAAAATATGGCAATTGTTAGCTAATTTGGGGCATACTATCATACCACCAGTCCCCTCGTTGTTTACCTTTCATACTTCCACCCAATGGACAAAAGAACTATCGGGTATTGCTGTAAATGCTTCTGTACGTTTGCTTAGCAAAGAAGGAAAATCACTAAAAATAACTGAGACTGCTCCGCTACTCTTCACCCATACGGGTTTTAGCGGACCTGCGGTATTGCGCGCCTCGGCTTGGGGGGCTCGTGTGCTAGCTGAATGTAACTACCAATGCTTAATGGAAGTAAATTTCACCGCTAACCTCACAGAGGCGCTTTCTTATGACGAAACGCTCTCTGTTCTCCAAGAATTTAAACAACACAACGGACGCAAAGCTATACAAAGCTTCTCACTTTTTGAACTCCCCAAACGCTTATGGTCTGCTCTTTTAGAAAATGCAGGTATCGCTCCTGAACAAGTGTGGGCAGAACTCAACAAACCACAATTGCGCCGGCTGGCTGAAGCTCTTACCCAATATCGTTTTCCCATAGAGGGCAAAGCTACCTTCAAAGAAGAATTTGTAACAGCAGGTGGTGTAAAACTCTCTGAAATCAACTTTAAGACTTATGAGAGCAAGCTATACCCTCAGCTCTATTTAGCAGGAGAAGTACTCGATATTGATGCTATTACTGGAGGGTTTAACTTCCAAAATGCGTGGACGGGTGGTTATATCATTGCAGAAAGTATTCAATAATAATCCTATTATAAACTTAATACTTGGCACTATTTTTGTTGATTTTCATATTATTAATAATAACTATATTTTATGGCAAATATTACGTTTCACGAACAACCAGCTCATACTGTTGGAGAACTTCCCAAAGTGGGTACTATAGCTCCTAATTTTTCAGCTGTAAGGAATGATTTAGCTGAAGTAACACTCAAAGACTTTCAAGGGAAGAAAGTTGTACTAAATATTTTTCCGAGTGTAGATACGGGGGTATGTGCAGCTTCTGTACGCAAATTTCACGTGGAAGCTTCTAAACTCAGTAATGTAGCTATCCTTTGTGTATCTAAAGACCTTCCTTTTGCACTTACTCGCTTTTGCGCTGCTGAAGGAATAGACAATCTCACTATGCTTTCAGACTTTAGAGGTGATTTTGCAAAGCATTACCCTATTGTCTTTACTGATACTCCCTTAAAAGGGTTATTATCACGTTGTGTAATAGTTTTAGATGAGCAAGGGAAAGTGGTTTATACAGAACAAGTAGCTGAAACCACACACGAACCTAACTACGTTAAAGCGTTAGAGGCTTTGAAATAGGTAGAGGAACAAAAAAAAGAGGTTATTGGAATAGTATTCCAATAACCTCTTTTTTATTTTATATCTCTTATTTGTAACTGCAAACTTGCTCTGCCATTCCACTGATTTTCTTCTATTGAATATACTATGCTGAAAGGTCTGCCAGAGGTTACTATGGGGAGTTTATGTGCTAAGCCAAAGCCTACTGCGTCATAATACGAGGTAGTGCCTACTTCTTTTAAGGTGAGTTTTAAGTGTTCTTCATCTTTACCGATACGTTTGGCAAAGCCGGTATCTATTACGTTTTCGGCATAGAAAAGCGGAGGGAGATTCAGAGGACCGAAAGGCTCGAACTGTTTGAGTACGTTATACAACTTTTGAGTAAGTTTACTCAATGGCAAAGCGGTATCTATAAAGAGTTTGGGAATGCGAAGCGAAGAGTCTATGGTTTGCTTTACTACTTCTTCAAAGGCATTTTTGAAAAGCGGATACTGTTCAGGGCGCAAAGTGAGTCCGGCAGCGTATTTATGACCACCGAACTGCTCCAAATACTCACTGCATTGTTCCAAAGCTTCGTAAATATCAAATCCTTGTACCGAACGCGCTGAAGCAGCATACTTATTACCACTCTTAGTAAAGACTACCGTAGGACGATAATAATGCTCTATAAGGCGAGAGGCGACAATGCCTATCACCCCTTTATGCCATTCTTCATTAAACACTACCGACGTATAGTGTTCTTGCTCGCCATTTGCCTCTATTTGGTTGAGAGCTTCGGCGGCGATA is from Capnocytophaga ochracea DSM 7271 and encodes:
- a CDS encoding PepSY-like domain-containing protein — translated: MKHFLLLIAATLTFSAASAQDKKVTFNDLPADAINFVREHFLVDHIASVWKDTDYKDEEYTVIFRDGLEIEFNGDGDWKELKARHGKVPDHVVPEKILAHVRATFPFESIKEVSRNLSKKKYEAELTDDQELKFDDKFNFIGVK
- a CDS encoding BaiN/RdsA family NAD(P)/FAD-dependent oxidoreductase, with protein sequence MYDLLIIGGGAAGFFTAINTAEKHPNFKIAILEKSKEVLHKVRISGGGRCNLTNATFTPQELVKNYPRGSKELLSPFLRFMCGDTMDWFEAHGVPLKTEADGRVFPISNTSESIVNCFLNEIKKHHIELFAEQNVQAFSPTPEGWQVGTPKQTYITRNVVITTGSNPKIWQLLANLGHTIIPPVPSLFTFHTSTQWTKELSGIAVNASVRLLSKEGKSLKITETAPLLFTHTGFSGPAVLRASAWGARVLAECNYQCLMEVNFTANLTEALSYDETLSVLQEFKQHNGRKAIQSFSLFELPKRLWSALLENAGIAPEQVWAELNKPQLRRLAEALTQYRFPIEGKATFKEEFVTAGGVKLSEINFKTYESKLYPQLYLAGEVLDIDAITGGFNFQNAWTGGYIIAESIQ
- a CDS encoding PepSY-like domain-containing protein; the encoded protein is MNTLKTLSTVVFSLLAFGVTTAQDEGLVPISTLPASAQSFIKQHFSANSIVSVWQDTEKGKVEDYTVLFADGTEIEFRADGNWKEVKSRNGQVSPKIVPTKITKYVHKNYPNVIVKEIKKERTKYEVDLSNGVELIFNLNGKFLKIDD
- a CDS encoding Smr/MutS family protein gives rise to the protein MNIGDYIEVLDDTIKGHIVRLTPQQVTVITTEGFELTYRPEEIIVIEEEAPLKGAFTNIDEESLRKDVVSKRKNKSPLTKKERNIPPMEVDLHIEQLVNSTRNMTNYDMLTLQLETARRQLEFAIAQRIQRVVFIHGVGEGVLRTELEFLLGRYSNVTFYDAEYAKYGIGATEVYIYQNAK
- a CDS encoding ABC transporter ATP-binding protein: MIQATNIHKTYKDLEVLKGVSVNVSKGEIVSIVGASGAGKTTLLHILGTLDSPDANKPSSLVINGTDILSLSSKALAKFRNEHIGFIFQFHQLLPEFTALENICIPALIKGVGRKEAEKRAMELLDFLHLTSRADHKPNALSGGEQQRVSVARALMNHPSVVFADEPSGNLDSESAEKLHQLFFQLRNEFQQTFVIVTHNEELATMADRKLVMVDGRIIIPNSFQN
- the tpx gene encoding thiol peroxidase codes for the protein MANITFHEQPAHTVGELPKVGTIAPNFSAVRNDLAEVTLKDFQGKKVVLNIFPSVDTGVCAASVRKFHVEASKLSNVAILCVSKDLPFALTRFCAAEGIDNLTMLSDFRGDFAKHYPIVFTDTPLKGLLSRCVIVLDEQGKVVYTEQVAETTHEPNYVKALEALK
- a CDS encoding PepSY-like domain-containing protein, with amino-acid sequence MKKLVSIITTFLLTVIAVQDLSAKDTPITFEQLPAKAQAFVKQHFKLNDIASVWKDDDFHDQDYKVYFNDGTQIEFYSNGDWEEVKTRTQAVPAKLIPNGIAQYVKKTYPQTDIYKIQKKRYGYEVELANGLDLEFNAKGQFLRIDD